A region of the Synechococcus sp. PCC 7502 genome:
CAAGATGATCAAGTTCAAAATTAGCGTAATGAAGTTGGCAATTATAATAGGACTAGCATTTAGTAATAGTCCATAAATCAGCCAAAGACTAATACCAAGTACAAATGTTACTAACATTGGCAAAGAAAGGTC
Encoded here:
- a CDS encoding SemiSWEET transporter, with product MNAENIIGFLAAILTTSAFLPQVLKIWHSHSTKDLSLPMLVTFVLGISLWLIYGLLLNASPIIIANFITLILNLIILGFKLRYG